One genomic region from Yamadazyma tenuis chromosome 4, complete sequence encodes:
- the SPT5 gene encoding transcription elongation factor spt5 (EggNog:ENOG503NUM8; BUSCO:EOG09260NXC; COG:K) — MSEETTDKPVDTKHDINEVSDAGYDVSATDQGEIDEQKAEASAESESIKAEYQTGDKRRLEEDNEGDVGSNVRVDDDDDDDEEDEDDDDVGGNKRRKARRANQFLDIEAEVDDEEEDELDEDDEEAELLREQFISDDHDRERGEVEESHDDRLHRQFDRRRQEAEDQDAEKLAETLKQRYRRTHGVYRGDTTTSGTVSQKLLMPSINDPAIYAIRCSPGREKELVRKLFEKKRTLSRSAKPLDILTVFQRDSFKGYIYIEAKKPEAIERALTGMVNVYARQKLLVPVREYPDLLKQVKSSDVELVPGIYVRITRGKYKGDLAIVDNLSENGLDVRCKLVPRLDYGKNDEFDKEGKRIKSKIVPIPRLFSESEARLYDNESLQPGRGPRSFIYKGEEYTDGFLFKDFKLQFVQTQNVHPSLEELDRFQTGDADEDGLDIAAVAASLKNKKNGAGQSSTFQPGDKVEIRRGEQAKTIGKVVSSSLNEVSITITDSEDKNFINQKLTVPGSDLRKVFLPGDHVKVIEGKHSEETGLVIKVENDSVVLLSDQTQEDIKVFANYLIKATDTSSTVASSDSKYEIKDLVELSASTVGVILKTEKDLFQVLTSDGRFINVKPSGIASKLKLSRLEQVATDRKGITIKVGDTVKELTNDKKREGNILHIYKNTLFIKSNEIIENLGIFVANSMNVMTVSSKDSMVSKSLGPDLTKMNPNFKAPNPLATAGLKTRVGGRDKLIYKDVVVTGGNHKGLMGKVTDADDIYARIELHTNSKKIKVKKNQLSVLIRGQSIPYLRFIGAPDTQGQDMNAPRTSGPAFSSETRSGGWSSRGPAGSGGASTWEGGKTPAGGASAWGSGSTSSWGTGANANGGSSSWGGASSWKKGGNSSWGGANEGTGANSSWGNNGANSSWGNNGANSSWGNNSAPSTWGTNGGNSSWGSNK; from the coding sequence ATGTCTGAAGAAACTACTGATAAACCAGTGGACACCAAGCATGACATCAACGAAGTGTCTGATGCGGGCTATGATGTATCCGCTACCGATCAAGGTGAGATTGATGAGCAGAAAGCAGAGGCGTCGGCGGAACTGGAATCTATCAAGGCAGAATATCAGACAGGTGACAAAAGACgtttggaagaagacaatGAAGGTGACGTAGGCTCGAACGTaagagttgatgatgatgatgatgatgatgaggaagacgaagatgatgatgacgtTGGAGGaaacaaaagaagaaaagccAGAAGAGCCAACCAGTTTCTTGATATCGAAGCTGAAGTTGACGACGAAGAGGAggatgagttggatgaagatgatgaagaagccgAGTTATTACGGGAACAGTTCATTTCTGATGACCACGATCGTGAAAGaggagaagttgaagaatctcaTGATGACAGACTTCACAGACAATTTGATCGTCGGAGACAAGAAGCTGAGGATCAAGATGctgaaaagttggctgaGACCTTGAAGCAACGTTATAGAAGAACCCATGGCGTATACAGAGGTGATACTACCACTAGCGGGACCGTTTCTCAAAAGTTATTGATGCCTTCTATCAATGACCCTGCTATTTACGCTATCAGATGTTCACCTGGACGTGAAAAAGAATTGGTTCGtaagttgtttgaaaagaaaaggaCTTTATCAAGACTGGCCAAGCCCTTAGACATTTTGACTGTTTTCCAAAGAGATTCATTCAAAGGttatatttatattgaAGCCAAGAAACCAGAAGCCATCGAAAGGGCTTTAACCGGTATGGTGAACGTTTATGCCAGACAAAAGCTTTTGGTACCTGTTCGTGAGTATCCAGATTTATTAAAACAAGTCAAGTCATCAGATGTTGAGTTAGTTCCAGGAATTTATGTGAGAATCACTCGTGGTAAATACAAGGGTGATTTAGCTATCGTCGATAACTTATCAGAAAACGGTTTGGATGTTAGATGCAAATTGGTTCCTAGATTGGACTATGGAAAGAATGATGAATTCGATAAAGAAGGAAAGAGAATCAAATCTAAAATTGTACCAATTCCTAGATTATTCAGTGAAAGTGAAGCCAGGTTGTATGACAACGAAAGTTTACAACCAGGAAGAGGACCAAGGTCTTTCATTTACAAAGGGGAAGAATACACTGATGGATTCTtattcaaagatttcaagcTTCAATTTGTACAAACTCAAAACGTTCatccttctttggaagaattggatcGTTTCCAAACTGGTGATGCAGATGAAGATGGATTGGATATCGCGGCTGTAGCagcttctttgaagaataaAAAGAATGGTGCTGGCCAAAGCTCTACTTTCCAACCAGGTGATAAGGTTGAGATTCGTAGAGGAGAACAAGCAAAGACCATTGGTAAAGTTGTTTCATCTTCCTTGAATGAAGTTTCTATAACTATTACCGATAGTGAAGATAAGAATTTCATCAATCAAAAATTGACTGTTCCAGGTAGTGATCTAAGAAAAGTATTCTTACCTGGTGATCACGTCAAGGTCATTGAAGGTAAGCACTCAGAAGAAACTGGGTTGGTTATTAAAGTGGAAAACGACTCTGTCGTTTTATTGAGTGACCAAACACAGGAAGATATTAAGGTTTTCGCCAACTATTTGATCAAAGCCACTGACACATCACTGACTGTAGCGTCAAGTGATAGCAAATatgaaatcaaagatttggttGAGTTGAGTGCTTCTACCGTGGGAGTAATCCTTAAAACAGAAAAAGACCTCTTCCAAGTGCTCACTTCTGACGGAAGATTCATAAATGTTAAACCATCGGGTATTGCATCTAAGTTGAAACTCAGTCGTCTTGAGCAGGTCGCTACTGACAGAAAAGGAATCACCATAAAAGTGGGTGATACTGTTAAAGAATTGACTAATGATAAAAAACGAGAAGGTAATATCCTTCACATTTACAAAAATACATTGTTCATTAAGTCCAATGAAATAATCGAAAACTTGGGTATATTTGTGGCCAATTCTATGAATGTAATGACTGTTTCATCGAAAGATTCAATGGTTTCTAAGTCTTTAGGACCTGACTTGACAAAGATGAATCCTAACTTCAAAGCCCCAAACCCTCTCGCCACTGCTGGATTAAAGACAAGAGTTGGTGGTAGAGATAAGTTGATTTACAAGGACGTTGTTGTCACTGGTGGTAATCATAAGGGTTTGATGGGTAAAGTCACTGATGCTGATGACATCTATGCCAGAATCGAATTGCACACAAATTCTAAGAAGATTaaagtcaagaagaatcaatTAAGTGTGCTAATCAGAGGCCAATCAATTCCTTATTTAAGGTTTATAGGAGCACCTGACACCCAAGGGCAAGACATGAATGCTCCTAGAACCTCTGGACCGGCGTTTTCTTCGGAAACTAGATCAGGTGGTTGGAGCTCGCGTGGCCCTGctggttctggtggtgCCTCCACATGGGAAGGAGGAAAAACCCCAGCTGGTGGTGCCTCAGCATGGGGAAGTGGCTCAACTTCGTCTTGGGGTACGGGTGCTAATGCTAATGgtggttcttcttcgtgGGGTGGAGCCTCTTCGTGGAAGAAAGGAGGAAACTCTAGTTGGGGTGGGGCTAATGAAGGTACTGGTGCAAACTCAAGCTGGGGTAACAATGGTGCAAACTCAAGTTGGGGAAATAATGGTGCTAATTCGAGCTGGGGGAACAATAGTGCTCCCTCAACCTGGGGAACTAATGGAGGAAACTCTAGTTGGGGCTCAAATAAGTAA
- a CDS encoding uncharacterized protein (COG:K,L; BUSCO:EOG09262ILV; EggNog:ENOG503NTXZ), which yields MESDDEYKGSSPSSRGSFSDSDGEGVRRGIKTANPASRNANDKKGANGAYAWEDEYQRTWDIVKDDDSGQTLESLIQNMIESRKKKIMKNPTAPYQRGIIRTLVVVIDGSSIMLEKDLRPNRFSMMLSLLQEFVVEFFDQNPISQLGIVLMRNGISDVVSDVNGSPQFHLDKIRQLRGKQHNRFEPKGDPSLQNALELSRSLLRYNFGNNINDTKNSKEILIIFGALFTSDPGDIHKTISSLVKDNIKVKVIGLSAKVAICQEIVNKTNHTSNNFNNPNYGVIMNESHFKELLMDCVVPLPITVEQQKEIEASKSVPLLKMGFPTKDSSF from the exons ATGGAATCAGATGATGAATATAAAGGGTCATCTCCTTCATCGAGAGGTTCCTTCAGTGATAGTGATGGAGAAGGTGTACGAAGAGGTATCAAAACTGCTAACCCGGCTTCTCGTAATGCAAACGACAAGAAGGGAGCTAATGGAGCCTATGCTTGGGAAGATGAATATCAGAGGACATGGGATATAgtcaaagatgatgatagtGGTCAGACGCTTGAGAGTTTGATCCAGAATATGATCGAGAGcaggaagaagaagattatgAAGAACCCAACTGCCCCCTATCAAAGAGGTATTATAAGAacgttggtggtggtaatTGATGGCTCACTGATAATGCTTGAGAAAGATTTAAGACCTAACCGATTCTCTATGATGTTGTCACTACTCCAagagtttgtggttgaattctttgatcaaaatccTATTTCACAGCTCGGAATTGTGCTTATGAGAAATGGTATATCAGATGTAGTGAGTGATGTAAATGGGTCTCCCCAATTTCATCTCGATAAAATCAGACAACTAAGAGGAAAACAGCATAACAGGTTTGAACCTAAGGGTGATCCATCTCTTCAAAATGCATTGGAACTTTCGAGATCCCTTCTCCGATACAATTTTGGCAATAACATCAATGACACTAAAAATTCCAAAGAAATTTTAATTATCTTCGGTGCTTTGTTCACAAGTGACCCTGGAGATATTCATAAAACTATAAGCAGTCTTGTAAAAGATAATATCAAAGTCAAGGTGATAGGATTATCAGCAAAGGTTGCTATttgtcaagaaattgtCAACAAAACAAATCATACAAGTAACAACTTTAATAATCCAAATTATGGTGTAATTATGAATGAAAGTCACTTCAAAGAATTACTTATGGACTGTGTGGTTCCATTACCTATAACcgttgaacaacaaaaagaaaTCGAGGCAAGTAAGTCTGTTCCTCTATTGAAAATGGGATTCCCCACTAAG GATAGTTCTTTCTAA
- the TAD2 gene encoding tRNA(adenine34) deaminase (EggNog:ENOG503P0YP; COG:F), whose product MSDGLTTEFSMMSLALYVAYRALRNNETPVACIMVDKNIQKVLSVGYNGTNDTLNGTRHAEFIAIDSIFDQFIPKEKHGDAEYVRSFFSNVILYVTVEPCVMCASALKQIGIKRAVYGCGNDRFGGNGTVLKINDDEIDGRRGNYKSYGGVLRSEAVQLLRNFYIQENDTAPKPKIKSNKQISEKKYTPNIDFFNLYTSDEFNDFYTCCDPNLFHVDHEVFYEITPNGDSYSLNEYISENTVNMLPDLPQLFGGHSSFDVVEDIETFCSLFYDIKHQKVDFSKTIQTVEDLTKYEKKRKLDQD is encoded by the coding sequence ATGAGCGATGGACTTACCACAGAATTTTCCATGATGTCCTTGGCCTTATACGTAGCGTATAGGGCTCTCCGAAATAATGAGACTCCGGTAGCATGTATTATGGTTGACAAGAACATTCAGAAAGTCTTGAGCGTGGGATACAACGGAACCAACGATACTTTGAATGGAACCCGACATGCAGAATTCATTGCCATAGACAGCATATTTGACCAGTTCATCCCCAAAGAAAAGCATGGAGATGCTGAATACGTACGACTGTTCTTCCTGAATGTGATTTTGTATGTAACTGTCGAACCATGTGTGATGTGCGCTTCGGCGTTGAAGCAGATAGGTATTAAAAGGGCTGTATATGGATGTGGAAACGACAGGTTCGGAGGAAATGGAACTGTTTTGaaaatcaatgatgatgaaattgacGGTAGAAGAGGAAATTACAAGAGTTACGGAGGTGTTTTAAGGAGTGAAGCTGTGCAACTTTTAAGAAACTTTTatattcaagaaaatgacaCAGCacccaaacccaaaatCAAGCTGAATAAGCAAATTTCTGAGAAGAAGTATACTCCTAacattgattttttcaatttgtACACAAGtgatgagttcaatgatttcTATACCTGTTGTGATCCTAATTTATTCCATGTGGACCACGAAGTATTCTATGAAATTACTCCCAATGGTGACTCTTACAGCTTGAACGAGTATATTAGTGAAAATACTGTTAATATGCTTCCTGATTTACCTCAACTCTTTGGGGGACACAGCAGTTTCGATGTAGTAGAGGATATTGAAACATTTTGCAGCTTGTTCTATGACATTAAACACCAAAAAGTAGATTTTTCTAAAACTATACAAACTGTTGAGGACTTAACCAAATATGAAAAGAAACGCAAGCTTGATCAAGACTAA
- the PPE1 gene encoding Protein phosphatase methylesterase 1 (EggNog:ENOG503NYW4; BUSCO:EOG09264E5J; COG:S; MEROPS:MER0208880) gives MSDLHKQFLKRVKQQEQAFGLASLSEDGGGDNDTVFFPPAKQQIETKPKFDRTEINHEGIFKNYEMERNSTFPIIESYKDQKSGIVFQVYFKPPSSSKVPIFVGCHGAGSSSMTYCKLAQSFNKTYEEESCGIFLFDMRGHGGSTSIEPLDFSLTTLTEDFAFVLEKFYQKHNIESVLYLMGHSLGGSVLTNYLHHYPDNQFNIKGLIMLDIVEETAVTSLGAMPAFLERIPKRFATYKQAIDWHVKATNLLKNTESASISVPDLFVDDGEVLKWKIDLKITKPFWDSWFKGLSANFVSCGSKQHVAKLLILAGHETLDTSLIIGQMQGKYQLIVFNNPNAGHFLQEDIPANVAVSLADFARRNDSPDDYMKRELGFVPKWGGKIHS, from the coding sequence ATGTCTGATTTACATAAACAGTTTTTGAAACGAGTTaaacaacaagaacaggCATTTGGGTTGGCTCTGTTGTCAGAAGATGGCGGTGGTGACAACGACACGGTTTTTTTTCCGCCAGCAAAAcaacaaattgaaacaaAGCCCAAGTTTGACAGAACCGAGATAAATCATGAGGGTATATTCAAAAACTACGAAATGGAGAGAAACCTGACGTTTCCAATAATTGAAAGTTATAAAGATCAAAAGTCAGGCATAGTTTTCCAGGTATACTTTAAACCTCCATCATCTAGCAAAGTTCCTATATTTGTTGGTTGTCATGGTGCTGGCTCATCTTCTATGACATATTGCAAATTGGCACAGAGTTTTAATAAAACGTACGAGGAGGAATCATGTGGTATTTTCTTATTCGATATGAGAGGACATGGTGGCTCCACTTCGATTGAGCCACTTGATTTCTCATTAACCACCTTGACCGAGGATTTTGCctttgttcttgaaaaattctaCCAAAAGCATAATATTGAGTCTGTTTTGTACTTGATGGGACACTCCTTGGGAGGATCGGTTCTAACCAATTACCTCCATCATTACCCAGATAATCAGTTTAATATCAAAGGATTAATTATGCTTGATATAGTGGAGGAGACAGCTGTGACCTCCTTGGGTGCAATGCCTGCGTTTCTTGAAAGAATCCCCAAAAGGTTTGCAACTTACAAACAAGCCATTGATTGGCACGTCAAGGCCACAAATCTCTTGAAAAATACAGAATCAGCATCTATAAGTGTACCAGActtatttgtggatgatggTGAAGTCCTCAAATGGAAAATCGATTTGAAGATCACCAAACCCTTTTGGGATTCTTGGTTCAAAGGATTGTCGGCAAACTTTGTGAGCTGTGGTCTGAAACAACATGTTGCAAAACTTTTGATTTTAGCTGGTCATGAAACATTAGATACCAGTTTGATCATTGGGCAAATGCAGGGTAAGTACCAATTGATCGTTTTCAACAATCCAAATGCAGGCCACTTTCTCCAGGAAGATATTCCCGCTAATGTTGCCGTTAGCTTAGCAGACTTTGCTAGAAGAAACGACTCACCAGATGACTATATGAAAAGAGAATTAGGGTTTGTACCCAAGTGGGGCGGAAAGATTCATAGTTAA
- the QNS1 gene encoding glutamine-dependent NAD(+) synthetase (COG:H; BUSCO:EOG092610LP; EggNog:ENOG503NUGS), with amino-acid sequence MGHYITVSTCNLNQWALDFEGNRDRIIESIKEAKDHGSSLRVGPELEITGYGCLDHFLENDLYDHSWEIYSEILANTDTHGILVDIGMPIIHKSVKYNCRVISYNGKILLIRPKLVLANDGNYREMRYFTPWSRPKYYEEYRLPIAIQKVTGQSTVYIGDCVIETAETRIGAETCEELFTPQAPHIAMALDGVEIFTNSSGSHHELRKLDTRLELIMEATKKCGGVYLYSNQKGCDGDRLYYDGCASIIVNGQMIAQGSQFSLKDVEVITATIDLDDIKSFRNQKSTGIQAVAERNPFKSIEAGIELSPQSNVFNPLIRPSLPISVKYHLPEEEIALGPACWLWDYLRRSKCAGFFLPLSGGVDSCATATIVHSMCRLIVSSCEDGDKQVISDIQMLTKSPDWIPRTPQEVAGKLFYTSYMGTKNSSAETRSRAKELADKIGSFHVDLNMDSLVTAVVSVFEVATGRKPIFKIFGGSQTENLALQNIQARLRMVLSYLFAQLLPWTRDIAGGLLVLGSANVDECLRGYLTKYDCSSADLNPIGGISKTDLKRFIGWACTNFELPILREFIEATPTAELEPITADYVQSDEIDMGMSYAELYRFGRLRKVDKCGPLAMFVKLYHEWSQPPYNLTAEQVAEKVKRFWFFYAINRHKMTTMTPAYHAEQYSPDDNRFDLRPFLINPRFPLANKNIDRLVEAITIREDEIRKVNLSVD; translated from the coding sequence ATGGGTCACTATATTACGGTATCAACCTGTAACCTTAACCAATGGGCTTTGGACTTTGAAGGAAATAGGGACAGAATCATTGAGAGTATTAAGGAAGCCAAAGACCATGGGTCCAGCCTTAGAGTTGGTCCTGAATTAGAGATCACCGGATACGGATGTTTAGACCACTTCTTAGAAAATGACTTGTATGACCATTCTTGGGAAATCTACTCAGAAATATTGGCTAATACTGATACCCATGGTATTTTGGTAGACATTGGAATGCCAATTATTCATAAGTCTGTCAAATATAACTGTAGAGTCATCTCCTATAATGGGAAGATTTTATTGATTAGGCCAAAACTTGTGTTGGCTAATGATGGGAACTACAGAGAGATGAGATATTTCACCCCTTGGTCAAGACCAAAGTATTACGAAGAATACCGGTTACCTATTGCCATCCAGAAAGTTACTGGACAATCCACCGTCTATATTGGTGACTGTGTTAttgaaactgctgaaaCAAGAATTGGGGCTGAGACTTGTGAAGAATTGTTCACTCCTCAAGCTCCTCACATTGCCATGGCTTTGGACGGAGTGGAGATCTTCACTAACTCTTCTGGTTCTCACCACGAGTTAAGAAAGTTGGATACCAGATTAGAGTTGATTATGGAAGCTACTAAGAAATGTGGTGGTGTGTACCTTTATTCCAACCAGAAGGGTTGTGATGGAGATAGATTATATTATGATGGATGTGCTTCCATCATTGTCAACGGACAAATGATTGCCCAAGGTTCCCAATTCTCCTTGAAGGATGTTGAAGTTATAACTGCAACCATTGATTTAGATGATATCAAGTCCTTCAGAAACCAGAAGCTGACGGGGATTCAAGCGGTTGCGGAAAGGAATCCATTTAAGTCCATTGAAGCAGGTATCGAATTGAGTCCTCAAAGTAATGTGTTTAACCCGTTAATTAGACCTTCATTGCCCATTTCGGTCAAGTATCATTTGcctgaagaagaaattgcaTTGGGTCCAGCTTGTTGGTTATGGGATTATTTGAGAAGATCCAAATGTGCTGGGTTCTTTTTACCTTTaagtggtggtgttgattcATGTGCTACTGCTACTATTGTTCATCTGATGTGCAGATTAATTGTTCTGAGTTGCGAAGATGGTGACAAGCAAGTCATTTCTGACATCCAGATGTTGACTAAATCACCAGATTGGATTCCCAGGACACCCCAAGAAGTGGCTGGAAAGTTATTCTACACAAGTTATATGGGTACCAAAAACTCCTCTGCTGAAACCAGATCAAGAGCTAAAGAATTAGCAGACAAAATTGGATCATTCCACGTCGACTTGAACATGGACTCTTTGGTGACTGCTGTTGTTTCTGTGTTTGAAGTTGCAACTGGACGTAAACCAATTTTCAAAATATTTGGTGGTTCCCAAACAGAGAATTTAGCTTTACAAAACATTCAAGCTAGATTAAGAATGGTGTTAAGTTATTTATTTGCACAATTGTTACCTTGGACAAGAGATATTGCTGGTGGGCTACTTGTTTTGGGAAGTGCTAATGTGGATGAATGCTTAAGAGGTTATTTGACCAAATATGATTGTTCAAGTGCTGATCTTAATCCAATTGGGGGTATCTCCAAAActgatttgaagagattcaTTGGTTGGGCTTGTACCAACTTTGAGCTTCCAATTTTGAGAGAATTTATAGAAGCCACTCCTACAGCCGAGTTAGAACCTATTACTGCTGATTATGTTCAAAGTGATGAGATTGATATGGGTATGAGCTATGCCGAATTATACCGATTTGGAAGATTACGGAAAGTTGACAAATGTGGACCATTGGCCATGTTTGTAAAGTTATACCATGAATGGTCCCAACCTCCATACAACTTGACAGCTGAACAAGTCGCTGAAAAGGTGAAAAGATTTTGGTTCTTTTATGCTATCAACAGACATAAAATGACAACCATGACACCTGCTTACCATGCAGAACAGTATTCCCCCGATGACAATAGGTTTGATTTAAGACCTTTCTTAATCAATCCAAGATTCCCATTGGCCAATAAGAACATTGATAGGTTGGTGGAAGCTATAACTATTAGAGAAGATGAGATCAGAAAGGTTAACCTTAGTGTTGATTAG
- a CDS encoding uncharacterized protein (COG:E; EggNog:ENOG503NVW9): MPSTENKSSSISITPLPKHKFGCKIQLPEYCNNDPINLNDNDFNQLFEAVHKYLVVVIPGLAELKPKSQYLLTKKFDPTIPEPKGEGFGGYGHGKEFRHEQSVLRKDGTSVKSQPQVQILGQGTFTAGEPGNENGEDISLTHPSHTSFHKDVLTPDEIKHEHKTRFYRWHIDSALYELSPPVVTTLLGIKVPPATQTNTITYGRDSDDQLEVAQGATCFVSGAEAFRLLSDEQKEYALNTTIEYAPHPYIFISPARATSDGLTMVSEGKETPFDELPAWEEQKVKKLPMVWTNPVTKQHHLQIHGCCLFKLHTKKSDGSVSILDLEDSRKKVHSLMRPAIAPQNVLAHAWGEGDLVIFFNRGVWHSVTGEFKGVKSDGQDERRLMHQCNIASGVDPKTTL, encoded by the coding sequence ATGCCTTCAACTGAAAATAAGTCACTGTCGATTTCTATCACCCCTTTACCCAAACACAAGTTTGGTTGCAAGATCCAGTTACCTGAATACTGTAACAATGATCCAATAAACTTGAATGAcaatgatttcaaccaactttttgaagccGTGCATAAGTACTTGGTGGTAGTGATTCCTGGCTTAGCCGAGTTAAAACCAAAATCCCAATatttgttgaccaagaaatTTGATCCAACTATCCCTGAACCAAAAGGTGaaggttttggtggatatggACATGGTAAAGAGTTCAGACACGAACAGTCTGTGTTAAGAAAAGATGGAACTTCTGTCAAAAGTCAACCGCAAGTCCAGATCTTAGGACAAGGAACATTCACCGCTGGTGAACCCGGTAATGAAAACGGTGAAGATATAAGCTTAACTCACCCTTCGCATACCTCATTCCACAAAGACGTCTTAACACCTGATGAGATCAAGCATGAACACAAAACCAGATTCTACAGATGGCACATTGATTCTGCTTTGTACGAGTTATCTCCACCAGTGGTTACTACATTGTTGGGTATCAAGGTTCCACCTGCCACCCAAACCAACACCATCACCTACGGACGTGATTCTGACGACCAATTGGAAGTTGCTCAAGGCGCTACATGTTTTGTCAGTGGGGCTGAAGCATTCAGATTATTGTCTGATGAACAAAAGGAATACGCTTTGAACACCACCATCGAGTACGCTCCTCATCCATATATTTTCATTTCTCCTGCCAGAGCTACTTCTGATGGTTTGACCATGGTCAGCGAAGGTAAAGAAACCCCATTCGACGAATTACCTGCTTGGGAAGAACAaaaggtgaagaaattgcCCATGGTTTGGACTAACCCCGTCACCAAGCAACACCACTTGCAAATCCATGGATGCtgtctcttcaaattgCACACGAAAAAATCCGATGGATCTGTGTCTATTCTCGACTTGGAAGACTCTCGTAAAAAAGTTCACCTGTTGATGAGACCTGCTATTGCTCCACAGAATGTGTTGGCTCATGCTTGGGGTGAAGGTGACTTGGTTATCTTTTTCAACAGAGGAGTCTGGCATTCAGTTACTGGAGAATTTAAAGGAGTGAAATCCGATGGTCAAGATGAAAGAAGATTGATGCACCAGTGTAACATTGCTAGTGGAGTCGATCCTAAGACAACCTTATAA
- a CDS encoding uncharacterized protein (EggNog:ENOG503NU9Z; COG:T), with translation MNNQKLVTDELNQLQKEIIAKNPVDVLQFCANYFNSKLELQRSYLWQQQARAKAAGLNLFPNIDNVSLMSNSHVNGRQPSFKSPFNANENDPHQLFKDDYSANHSTNENHLPELDPNDPSPAFTDPNDPNAPLPADLEESRDKPRPLTNTKIPIKFNVNRRTSVSAEALNPDKFKTDSWKPPTNNLTESQKTELGKTLHSNFLFQKLDSTSKKTVLSALTKKTYKKGDEIITQGDEGDYFYIIESGTVEFYVDNIERGTSKEGSSFGELALMHNSPRAATVIAASDDVTCWALDRLTFRRILLEGTFNKRLMYENFLKEVKILSGLSTQEISKLADALTTEIYHQGDKIVTEGESGENFYFIESGNCEVFKSDQGRVTELSKGDYFGEVALLNNLPRQATVQAVDTVIVATLDKSGFQRLLGPAVDVLKSNDPTHH, from the coding sequence ATGAacaaccaaaaacttgtgACCGATGAATTAAATCAGTTGCAAAAGGAAATCATTGCAAAAAACCCCGTTGACGTGTTGCAGTTCTGTGCTAACTatttcaactccaagttggaattACAAAGATCTTACTTATGGCAGCAACAGGCTAGGGCGAAGGCAGCAGGCCTCAATTTGTTTCCAAACATTGATAACGTCAGTTTAATGAGTAACAGTCATGTTAATGGCAGACAGCCAAGTTTCAAATCTCCTTTCAACGCTAACGAGAATGACCCTCACCAATTATTTAAAGATGATTATAGTGCCAATCATTCCACCAATGAAAACCACTTACCTGAATTGGATCCAAATGACCCTTCGCCTGCATTCACAGACCCCAATGACCCCAATGCCCCATTGCCTGCCGATCTCGAAGAAAGTAGAGATAAACCAAGGCCTTTaaccaacaccaagatccCAATTAAGTTTAACGTTAACAGAAGAACATCTGTTTCTGCAGAAGCCCTTAATCCcgacaagttcaagacAGACAGCTGGAAACCCCCAACCAATAATTTGACTGAATCCCAAAAGACTGAATTGGGTAAGACCTTACATTCCAACTTTTTATTCCAAAAATTGGATAGTACTTCCAAAAAGACGGTTTTATCGGCATTAACTAAGAAGACCTATAAGAAGGGTGACGAGATCATCACACAAGGTGATGAAGGAGACTATTTCTATATAATTGAAAGTGGTACTGTCGAATTTTATGTGGACAATATTGAAAGAGGTACGAGCAAAGAAGGGTCATCGTTTGGAGAATTGGCCTTGATGCACAACTCTCCGAGAGCTGCAACCGTTATAGCTGCTCTGGATGATGTCACTTGCTGGGCTTTGGACAGATTAACATTCAGAAGAATCTTATTGGAAGGTACTTTTAATAAGAGATTGATGTAtgaaaacttcttgaaagaagtCAAAATTTTGTCTGGTTTATCTACTCAAGAAATCTCAAAGTTGGCTGATGCTTTGACTACGGAAATTTATCACCAGGGCGATAAGATCGTCACTGAAGGTGAAAGTGGAGAAAActtctacttcatcgaAAGTGGAAACTGTGAAGTGTTTAAATCCGATCAAGGACGGGTGACAGAGTTGTCCAAAGGTGATTactttggtgaagttgCTTTGTTGAATAACTTACCAAGACAAGCTACTGTTCAAGCAGTTGATACGGTGATAGTGGCTACCTTAGATAAATCCGGATTCCAAAGATTATTGGGCCCGGCTGTCGATGTTTTGAAGAGCAATGATCCAACCCATCATTGA